From the Onychostoma macrolepis isolate SWU-2019 chromosome 13, ASM1243209v1, whole genome shotgun sequence genome, the window ttaacacaaaacacaaaaacagttcCTTTTTGCATAAATACTGGCCAAACAAACACAGATGAGGAACACAACATAGTCCACTCCAGAAGAGCTACTAGTCAGCTGGTATCTTCACAACATTTAAACTATCTAAAAGAATAAAGTGTACAACTCATAAAATGCAAGGAGAAGATGGAAAAACCACTGATAGCATCTACGAAAATGTTGACATTATAAGAACAAAATTGCGAAGAGAGACCACCGACTCTACCAAAATGAGACCCCAGTCATCTGAACTCACAGGAAGAGATTCTGAGAAGATCAGAGGATACAGAGCAGCTACATTGTGTTTGGTGCTGTTGTGTGTTCTTCTGCTGACTGCAGTCATAGTGCTACTAATCAAGATCACCAACCTCACAGAAGAGACACACCAGCTACTAACCAACAATACCCACCTAATTCAACTAAACAAACAGTTAGACGAACTGAAAAATGAGCTGTGGAACTTTACCCAAAATGGATGGATTTACTATAAGTTTAGTTTTTACTATGTGTCCACTGAGATGAAGAACTGGACTGAGAGCAGAATCAACTGTACGGAGAGAGGAGCAGATCTGCTGATGATAAACAGCACAGAAGAACAAGagtttatgaaaaaaatagcaTGTTCCAATAATGTCTGGATTGGTCTGACTGACGCTGATGAAGAGGGCATATGGAAATGGGTTGATGGCAGCACACTGACCTCTGGGTTCTGGAGTGTTGGACAACCCAATGGAAGAAGAATACAGAACTGTGTTGTGTCTTCTTCAATATCGTGGGCTGATACTCAGTGTAATTACACTTATAAATGGATCTGTGAGAAGAATATTTTACCTGTCGTACTGCCCTAGGAACACACACTTTTTGCTTTTGACCACAATTTTaacattgcaaaaatgtcaTTACTGATAATAATCtaaattcatgttttaaatgtaaatgcatttaagtgTAAATGCGTCTGTATGCCTATTTACTTTAGTACTTTTTACGAACATGCATTACCTGTTAAACAAGTCTTTTGTTCACAAAATTTGTGTATCATTCTTTGTCATTTTGTAGTGAACTTTTATATAATCTTTGTTTTgggtataaaaaataaaggtgtatcttttaaattaatcatatttgtaaggCTGCAGTTTTGCAGTGTGTGAACAGCGTTATGCTGCATTAGTCAGGATACTTGAGGTCGCTGAAAGCGGCCTCAGCTATAGGCCGTGCGCAGCCCCCTCACTCACTCTGTAATTTCCTCTACCTTCCATTCTATTTCAGTGGCTGATAACTAAGAACATTAGTTTTATGCCACTTGCCAGGCTCAAATGAAAAGAGAGCTAACTTTAATGACACCGCAATTAATCGCCCCAATAGACAGACAGCTAAAAGACAAGATATTGACTTCATTAAGGATAATGTATTATGTCATTAAATCAGCAGGGTCACCTTGTGTATCATACACGCCGGGCTAATATATTGGCATTTTCCTCAAATAAGATAAATTCTGATATGAGTGATAAAGCTGATTAGAAAATGCCTCATCCAGTGAGGCAGAGAGGAGGCGGCAGTCCTCCAGCAAGAGCACACAGCCCCATTACTGATCACTGCTTATCACACGGGCACATTGATTTGCACAGGCAATTTAATCATTATTGTTTCAGTCCAATCTACAAAGAGAAATGTTTCTCCTTCAATGGGTGTGCTGTGAGCTACTAAATGTATGGCGTTAGATGTTTCTCCCACATTCAAGAGTATATTAGAAccattcagaaaatgtaaacagtGTGTACCGAAAATGTGTGCCACATTTGGGGTCAGcaagaatttttttaatgttt encodes:
- the LOC131551905 gene encoding CD209 antigen-like protein E — encoded protein: MQGEDGKTTDSIYENVDIIRTKLRRETTDSTKMRPQSSELTGRDSEKIRGYRAATLCLVLLCVLLLTAVIVLLIKITNLTEETHQLLTNNTHLIQLNKQLDELKNELWNFTQNGWIYYKFSFYYVSTEMKNWTESRINCTERGADLLMINSTEEQEFMKKIACSNNVWIGLTDADEEGIWKWVDGSTLTSGFWSVGQPNGRRIQNCVVSSSISWADTQCNYTYKWICEKNILPVVLP